One segment of Maridesulfovibrio ferrireducens DNA contains the following:
- a CDS encoding sensor domain-containing protein, with translation MSQNNNVTNLPSEQNEAIKLADNISKSSEILESFLDCAGHAAIIKDSSLKYLAVNNAFMNQISHKSSKDIIGKIDQEILKHLTTKDQIAQIEKYDRIALNLPKGEHVTLEVSFYDQNGIESTFRAKKFPIWDHNNDLMGVGTLTADITEIKTTEKELLTIRQKLNNHIKTQEQTLHEANENLQFMNNVFKNTLDGIIITDVAGHALQINPAFTEITGYTLDDIKGKNPRILKSDNHNAEFYKEMWASLKTIGKWDGELWNRRKNGEIYPQRLSISAIYDSNHNVTHYLGVNNDMSELKRKEEKINFYAYHDVLTNLPNFRLFSDRLRTEIKKCSIKKCQIALLYIDFDDFKKVNDSLGYRVGDKLLKAFAEKVKELIKGSDLFARIGSDEFAIALVDFKNINSLMVFSRKIRSLLRDPFEIEGYEIFITVSIGISTYPDDSETAEKLLQHAATAMHQIKSGNGTGSEVRFYTSQMLIRAQNKIDMESAIRKGLSSNEFVPFYQAKINSKTGKVVGMEALARWVKDDGTIIPPGQFIEIAEALNLIGNIDSQIMEISVRDMADWEKAGHKNLVVSVNVSSKELEDPSFSKNVICILDKYELDNEQLEIEITESLIMKNVEEKINLLKTLSATGIRISIDDFGTGYSSLSYLKKLPINTLKIDISFIKDILTDLNDMAIVSAIISMAGKMGLDVIAEGVEHAEQIELLRNEGCNLIQGFYYSKPLPKVDFIKFLEGHA, from the coding sequence ATGTCGCAAAATAATAACGTTACAAATTTACCCAGCGAACAAAACGAAGCTATAAAACTCGCTGATAATATTTCTAAAAGTTCTGAAATTCTTGAATCTTTTTTGGATTGTGCTGGACATGCTGCAATTATCAAAGACTCTTCACTCAAATATCTGGCTGTAAACAACGCCTTTATGAATCAAATCAGCCACAAAAGCAGTAAAGATATCATTGGTAAGATAGATCAAGAGATACTTAAACACCTGACCACAAAAGATCAGATTGCACAGATCGAAAAATATGACCGGATTGCGCTTAATCTCCCCAAAGGCGAACATGTCACGTTAGAAGTATCCTTCTACGATCAAAATGGTATTGAATCCACTTTTCGCGCTAAAAAATTCCCCATATGGGACCACAACAATGATTTGATGGGAGTAGGAACGCTTACTGCCGACATAACTGAAATAAAGACCACAGAAAAAGAACTTCTGACAATCCGTCAAAAACTCAATAACCACATTAAAACCCAAGAACAAACACTGCATGAGGCCAATGAAAATCTTCAGTTTATGAATAACGTTTTTAAAAATACGCTGGACGGAATTATAATCACAGATGTCGCCGGTCACGCTTTGCAGATCAACCCGGCTTTCACTGAAATTACGGGCTACACCCTTGATGATATTAAAGGTAAAAATCCACGGATATTAAAATCGGACAACCATAACGCAGAATTCTACAAAGAGATGTGGGCTTCTTTAAAAACCATCGGAAAATGGGATGGAGAATTGTGGAATCGTCGTAAAAACGGTGAAATATACCCTCAACGACTCAGTATCAGCGCTATTTATGACTCCAATCATAACGTAACTCACTATTTAGGCGTTAACAATGATATGAGCGAACTTAAGCGTAAAGAAGAAAAAATTAACTTTTACGCCTATCACGATGTACTGACCAATCTCCCGAATTTCAGACTGTTCTCTGATCGGTTACGAACAGAAATAAAAAAATGCTCAATAAAAAAATGTCAAATTGCCTTACTTTATATAGACTTTGACGATTTTAAAAAAGTTAATGATTCTCTAGGGTATCGTGTTGGAGATAAACTTCTGAAAGCTTTCGCTGAAAAAGTTAAAGAACTCATAAAAGGTTCTGACCTTTTCGCTAGAATTGGAAGTGATGAGTTCGCCATTGCTTTAGTAGACTTTAAAAATATCAATTCACTCATGGTTTTTTCTAGAAAAATCAGAAGCTTGCTTCGAGATCCATTTGAAATTGAAGGATATGAAATTTTCATAACAGTAAGCATCGGAATTTCTACCTACCCGGATGATTCTGAAACAGCAGAAAAGCTTCTGCAACATGCCGCTACAGCAATGCATCAGATAAAAAGCGGTAATGGAACTGGAAGCGAAGTAAGATTTTATACATCTCAAATGCTGATACGCGCGCAAAATAAAATTGATATGGAATCTGCTATTCGAAAGGGATTGTCATCCAATGAATTTGTTCCTTTCTATCAAGCCAAAATCAATTCCAAAACAGGAAAAGTAGTTGGAATGGAAGCTCTTGCCCGCTGGGTAAAAGATGACGGCACAATTATACCTCCCGGACAATTTATTGAAATTGCAGAAGCACTTAATCTGATCGGAAACATAGACAGTCAGATTATGGAAATTTCTGTCAGAGACATGGCTGACTGGGAAAAGGCAGGCCATAAAAACCTAGTAGTTTCCGTAAATGTCTCATCAAAGGAACTTGAAGATCCATCTTTTTCAAAAAATGTTATCTGCATCTTAGATAAATATGAATTAGATAATGAACAGTTGGAGATTGAAATTACTGAATCTCTGATCATGAAAAATGTTGAAGAGAAAATTAACCTTTTAAAAACCTTGAGTGCAACCGGAATTAGAATTTCTATTGACGATTTCGGAACAGGATATTCCTCACTCAGCTACCTTAAAAAGCTCCCCATCAACACACTTAAAATCGACATATCATTTATAAAAGACATTTTAACAGATCTAAATGATATGGCTATTGTTTCAGCGATAATCAGCATGGCCGGAAAAATGGGACTTGATGTTATTGCAGAAGGGGTAGAACATGCTGAACAAATAGAACTACTTAGAAATGAAGGATGTAACCTGATACAAGGGTTCTACTACTCAAAACCATTACCGAAGGTAGATTTTATAAAGTTTTTGGAAGGACACGCGTAA
- a CDS encoding motility protein A: protein MNRKNLVGVSFAALIFIASFWLSGGLGLYWNAAAFAIVMSGLAVAVMLSYPVEQLVEAFRVVRNTYSSRLTTHEEIVDTLLDLSVRSRMDGMLSLEKAGEQTTMSFLKNGLMLLVDNFNEEEIKDCLKTEMSFFNMRRNESERVFQSMARFAPAFGVAGSVIGLIGLLMGIDNPAMILKHIPVAFISTLYGVVLSNMIFAPMAETVRCRTRNELINQKMIMDGIIAIKNEQNPYKLERKLVAFLCPNNREGKTEALRNITRKYIKMRKEEKDGKTKILHEIPLVKAS, encoded by the coding sequence ATGAACAGAAAGAACCTTGTAGGTGTTTCATTTGCCGCATTAATTTTTATAGCAAGTTTCTGGCTCAGCGGTGGGTTAGGGCTTTATTGGAATGCTGCTGCATTTGCTATTGTCATGTCCGGTTTAGCTGTTGCTGTCATGCTCAGTTATCCTGTTGAACAACTGGTTGAAGCTTTCCGAGTCGTTCGCAATACTTACTCCAGCAGGCTCACCACACATGAAGAAATAGTGGATACCTTGCTTGATCTAAGTGTCCGTTCACGCATGGACGGAATGCTTTCTCTTGAAAAAGCGGGCGAGCAGACAACCATGTCTTTTTTGAAAAACGGATTGATGCTTCTTGTTGATAATTTTAATGAAGAAGAGATTAAAGATTGTCTCAAGACTGAAATGTCTTTCTTTAATATGCGTAGAAATGAATCTGAGCGCGTTTTTCAGTCAATGGCACGTTTTGCACCGGCATTCGGTGTTGCAGGGTCTGTCATCGGTTTGATTGGTCTTCTCATGGGTATTGATAACCCGGCTATGATTCTGAAACATATTCCGGTAGCATTTATTTCAACTCTTTACGGGGTAGTTCTCAGTAACATGATATTTGCTCCTATGGCCGAAACTGTGCGTTGCAGAACTAGAAATGAATTGATTAATCAGAAAATGATTATGGACGGTATTATTGCCATTAAGAATGAGCAAAATCCGTATAAACTTGAAAGAAAGCTGGTTGCTTTTCTCTGCCCCAACAACAGAGAAGGTAAGACCGAAGCTCTTAGAAATATTACCAGAAAGTATATCAAGATGCGCAAAGAAGAGAAGGACGGCAAGACCAAAATTTTGCACGAAATTCCCTTAGTGAAAGCTTCCTGA
- a CDS encoding phosphatidylglycerophosphatase A family protein, translating to MKKMYSKILVNAATLGPVGYLPKAPGTWGSAAAAIAAPFCFYPFPISIKIFILILLFVFGAIASSEAEIQLGKKDPGCVVIDEVLGQWVTYLPFGLMTGSQIIAGFIFFRFFDILKPWPIKQSEKWLKSGWGVMIDDLFAGVYAAIALWLFRMI from the coding sequence ATGAAAAAAATGTATAGTAAAATACTCGTCAATGCTGCCACCCTCGGTCCTGTAGGCTACCTGCCAAAAGCTCCCGGAACGTGGGGATCTGCTGCGGCGGCGATTGCGGCGCCGTTCTGTTTTTATCCATTTCCCATTTCAATCAAAATCTTCATCTTGATTTTACTTTTCGTATTTGGGGCAATAGCCAGCTCTGAAGCAGAAATTCAGCTGGGCAAGAAAGATCCAGGATGCGTTGTAATTGATGAGGTTCTTGGACAGTGGGTAACATATCTGCCCTTCGGACTAATGACGGGATCGCAGATTATCGCAGGATTTATTTTTTTCAGATTTTTCGACATCCTCAAACCATGGCCCATTAAGCAATCTGAAAAATGGTTAAAATCCGGCTGGGGCGTAATGATTGATGACCTGTTTGCAGGTGTCTACGCAGCTATAGCTCTCTGGCTTTTCAGAATGATCTAA
- a CDS encoding phage regulatory CII family protein, which yields MTESITKMTQDVVLEGNSPAKEVAQKIGKPYSTLLREINPFDQNAKLGAGTLLDILKATNEVRLLEHMAKCIGYTVKPNNVHPA from the coding sequence ATGACTGAATCTATCACCAAGATGACACAAGACGTAGTACTTGAAGGTAACAGTCCTGCTAAGGAAGTTGCTCAAAAGATTGGCAAACCATATTCAACGCTCCTGAGAGAAATTAATCCTTTTGATCAGAACGCCAAACTTGGAGCCGGAACATTACTTGATATTCTAAAAGCAACGAATGAAGTAAGGCTACTTGAACATATGGCAAAATGCATTGGGTACACAGTTAAGCCGAATAACGTCCATCCAGCTTAA
- a CDS encoding MBL fold metallo-hydrolase, with the protein MKVCIWGARGSLPATYNADRARAKVKAALEIAVARGIDSTTDLDSFIDNELPFPVRGSYGTNTPCIQIGTTGDDYLICDCGTGLRDLGNVIMAERLGKPGAHFHILISHLHWDHLQGFPFFIPAYVKGNKISFYGGHPGIENVFRTQQSEPFFPVKFDNLAAEFEFMRLSTGQELEIAGINVKVKAQYHPGGSFGYRFEKNGKVVVYSTDCEHKSATALSDIEFVEFFKDADLLIMDAQYSFAEANSIKEDWGHSNNIIAVELSGYAGVKTLCLFHQEPVLDDFELEKFLEDTRSYAELAERKPDKIIMAQDGLCIDL; encoded by the coding sequence ATGAAAGTTTGCATCTGGGGAGCAAGAGGTTCTCTACCTGCTACATATAATGCCGATAGGGCCAGAGCAAAGGTAAAAGCTGCTTTGGAAATTGCGGTTGCGCGTGGAATTGATTCCACGACTGATTTAGATTCATTTATTGATAATGAACTTCCTTTTCCTGTTCGCGGGTCTTACGGAACCAATACTCCGTGTATCCAGATCGGAACAACGGGTGATGACTATTTGATCTGCGATTGCGGCACAGGTCTTCGTGATTTAGGAAATGTAATCATGGCGGAGCGACTTGGCAAACCCGGGGCGCATTTTCATATTCTCATTTCTCATCTTCACTGGGATCATTTGCAAGGTTTTCCTTTTTTTATTCCAGCATATGTGAAGGGTAATAAAATTTCTTTCTATGGCGGGCATCCAGGTATTGAGAATGTCTTCCGTACCCAGCAAAGTGAGCCGTTTTTCCCTGTAAAATTTGATAACCTTGCAGCTGAATTTGAATTTATGCGTCTTTCTACCGGACAGGAATTAGAAATTGCCGGTATTAATGTTAAGGTCAAAGCTCAATATCATCCGGGCGGATCTTTCGGTTATCGTTTCGAAAAAAATGGGAAAGTGGTTGTATATTCTACTGATTGTGAACATAAAAGCGCGACAGCTTTGTCTGATATAGAATTTGTAGAATTTTTTAAAGACGCTGATCTTTTGATTATGGATGCTCAGTATTCTTTTGCCGAGGCCAATTCCATTAAAGAGGATTGGGGCCATTCAAACAACATTATAGCTGTTGAACTCTCAGGTTATGCCGGAGTTAAGACTTTATGCCTGTTCCATCAGGAACCTGTTCTTGATGATTTTGAATTGGAAAAATTTCTCGAAGATACAAGATCTTACGCCGAGCTTGCTGAGCGTAAACCTGATAAAATAATTATGGCTCAGGATGGTCTTTGTATTGATCTTTAG
- a CDS encoding S9 family peptidase, with protein sequence MIKYKSLFTILAITALLLNFTACAKTTIEVKSKIEGSGGRVDKTELIPLRDFFKNPIASEFSISPDGNKVAWKAPWQNRMNIFVKDLSSGEVTRITASINRDISGYYWVGNERIIYGQDLGGDENFHAYSAPVDGSGAVDLTPFENTRTGLVDDLENDDDNILITMNKRDARFFDVFKLNVITGELTLVAQNPGNITGWLTDNAGNLRVAIATQGGNDIILYRNNIQDEFTPIKTLNFRTSFSPLFFSFDDNNIYVATNIDRDKSAIYLFNPESTKLEQMIFEHPDVDAENLIRSKKRKVITGAGYYSDKHHYVFFDDDREEVQNELEALLPGYEVVVTGLNKDETKMVVRTYSDRSLGAGYIYDIPNKKLEKIADVSPWFDESRMAETKPITFTSRDGLTINGYLSLPVGIPATNLPMVLNPHGGPWARDHWGFNPETQFLNNRGIAVLQVNFRGSTGYGREFWEKGFKQWGRTMQNDLTDAVKWAVDQGIADPEKVAIYGASYGGYATLAGLTYTPDLYACGIDYVGPSNLFTLMNSFPPYWESEKDRFYTMVGDPVRDKKLLEEVSPAFHVDQITAPLFVAQGANDPRVKKAESDQIVEALQKRGVAVEYMVKDNEGHGFMNQENKFEFYEAMETFLNKHLLQ encoded by the coding sequence ATGATCAAATACAAATCATTATTCACCATTCTCGCAATAACCGCCCTGCTCTTAAATTTTACTGCGTGTGCAAAAACTACGATTGAAGTTAAGTCGAAAATTGAAGGCAGTGGCGGAAGGGTCGACAAAACCGAGCTGATTCCGCTGCGGGATTTCTTTAAAAATCCTATTGCGAGCGAGTTCAGCATCTCTCCGGACGGAAATAAAGTTGCGTGGAAGGCTCCTTGGCAAAACCGCATGAATATTTTTGTAAAAGACCTGTCCTCCGGAGAAGTGACCCGCATAACAGCAAGTATAAACCGCGATATTTCCGGTTATTACTGGGTTGGAAATGAACGCATCATTTATGGTCAGGATCTCGGCGGAGATGAAAATTTTCACGCCTACTCAGCCCCTGTAGACGGAAGCGGCGCTGTAGATTTGACTCCTTTTGAAAACACCAGAACCGGCCTCGTTGACGATCTTGAAAACGACGATGACAATATTTTAATCACGATGAATAAGCGAGACGCCCGTTTTTTTGACGTCTTTAAACTAAACGTCATTACGGGAGAACTGACCCTTGTTGCGCAAAATCCCGGAAATATTACAGGCTGGCTGACTGACAATGCCGGAAATCTGAGAGTCGCCATTGCAACTCAAGGCGGTAATGATATAATTCTCTACCGTAACAACATTCAAGATGAATTTACCCCCATCAAAACGCTAAATTTCCGCACCTCATTTTCACCGCTGTTTTTCAGTTTTGATGACAACAATATTTATGTCGCCACAAATATTGATCGCGACAAATCCGCAATCTATCTATTCAACCCCGAAAGCACAAAACTTGAACAAATGATCTTCGAACATCCCGATGTTGATGCCGAAAATCTTATAAGATCCAAGAAACGCAAAGTCATAACAGGTGCAGGGTACTACTCTGATAAACATCACTATGTGTTCTTTGATGACGATAGAGAAGAAGTTCAGAACGAGCTTGAAGCCCTGCTGCCCGGCTATGAAGTCGTCGTTACCGGTCTCAATAAAGATGAAACCAAGATGGTAGTCAGGACTTATTCCGACCGAAGCCTCGGAGCAGGATACATTTACGACATTCCAAATAAAAAACTTGAGAAAATTGCAGATGTCAGCCCCTGGTTTGATGAATCCCGCATGGCGGAAACTAAGCCTATCACCTTCACGTCGCGTGACGGACTTACTATTAACGGCTACCTGAGCCTTCCCGTCGGAATCCCTGCCACGAATCTACCGATGGTACTTAACCCGCATGGCGGTCCGTGGGCCAGAGATCATTGGGGATTTAATCCTGAAACACAATTCCTGAACAATAGAGGAATCGCTGTTCTGCAAGTTAATTTTCGAGGTTCTACAGGATACGGCAGAGAATTCTGGGAAAAAGGGTTCAAACAATGGGGCCGCACAATGCAGAATGATCTGACAGATGCAGTAAAATGGGCTGTAGATCAGGGCATTGCTGACCCTGAAAAAGTGGCTATATACGGCGCATCATATGGTGGGTACGCAACACTTGCAGGTTTGACTTATACACCCGACCTGTATGCTTGTGGTATTGATTATGTAGGGCCGTCAAATCTTTTTACTTTAATGAATTCCTTCCCCCCTTACTGGGAATCAGAAAAAGACCGTTTTTATACTATGGTCGGCGATCCTGTTCGAGATAAAAAACTGCTTGAAGAAGTATCACCTGCTTTCCATGTGGACCAAATAACCGCCCCCCTTTTTGTAGCCCAAGGAGCGAATGATCCACGCGTAAAAAAAGCTGAATCAGACCAGATTGTTGAAGCCCTTCAAAAGCGCGGTGTTGCCGTAGAATACATGGTGAAAGATAACGAAGGGCATGGTTTTATGAATCAGGAAAACAAATTTGAATTCTATGAAGCAATGGAAACGTTTTTGAATAAACATTTGTTGCAATAA
- a CDS encoding glucokinase encodes MGLILAIDIGGTNSRFAAFQVRSESSLVMKEKVWIPSTDAESFEHLLELVQESDFPYLPQDFDMAVIALAGPVVGGNYCHPTNLKWAVDISKGPSVYGFKKASLINDFVAQAYACRTPAVAECKVLQQGTFSPQGTVGVLGAGTGFGHCALVPVPSVGFVPVPSEAGHITFPFETSEELDFCAFVKDRVGISYCYGDEVLTGKGLNHLHLYLTGEDLKPYEVAKKMADGGLTLDWYRKFTARCCRNYALSVLATGGLYISGGILAKNPFVVEHPDFMEEFRRSSSMVEVLSRIPVFLNDNQNSGLYGSALFGALAM; translated from the coding sequence ATGGGGTTGATTCTTGCCATTGATATAGGTGGAACAAATAGTAGATTTGCTGCGTTTCAGGTTCGTTCGGAAAGCAGTCTTGTCATGAAAGAGAAAGTCTGGATTCCTAGCACGGACGCGGAAAGTTTCGAGCATCTTCTTGAGTTGGTGCAGGAAAGTGACTTTCCATATTTACCGCAGGATTTTGATATGGCAGTGATTGCTTTAGCGGGGCCTGTTGTCGGAGGGAATTATTGCCATCCCACCAATTTGAAATGGGCGGTAGATATTTCGAAAGGTCCTTCCGTTTACGGTTTTAAAAAAGCATCCTTAATAAATGACTTTGTAGCTCAGGCTTACGCTTGTAGAACTCCGGCGGTTGCAGAGTGCAAAGTTTTGCAACAGGGAACTTTTTCTCCGCAGGGTACTGTTGGAGTATTAGGTGCAGGAACGGGTTTTGGTCATTGCGCTTTAGTTCCGGTTCCATCTGTAGGATTTGTTCCTGTTCCGTCTGAAGCCGGTCATATTACTTTTCCGTTTGAAACGTCTGAAGAACTTGATTTTTGTGCTTTCGTGAAGGACAGAGTCGGAATTTCATATTGTTACGGTGATGAAGTTCTTACTGGTAAGGGGCTTAACCATTTGCATTTATATCTGACGGGTGAAGATTTAAAACCTTATGAAGTGGCTAAGAAAATGGCTGACGGCGGGCTTACTCTTGACTGGTACAGAAAGTTTACAGCCAGATGCTGTCGTAATTATGCTTTAAGTGTTCTGGCTACGGGTGGCTTATATATTTCTGGGGGAATTCTGGCGAAAAATCCTTTTGTTGTTGAGCATCCTGATTTTATGGAAGAATTTAGGAGATCAAGCTCAATGGTTGAAGTGCTTAGCCGTATTCCCGTTTTTCTGAACGACAATCAAAATAGTGGTCTTTACGGTTCTGCCTTGTTCGGTGCGCTTGCCATGTAA
- a CDS encoding OmpA/MotB family protein — protein MKNDEFKCDLDLMEFGSSDSDTSGMGGWSVPWADLMMVMFVLFVVLFIYSQSKENIKVIFSGNAQSQVSPNPVDDLIDMLSVHREAMSGSTKVVLTPQDVLYRSNDGAISMASEDDGQLKIIMRGDAFFAPGRSSFEPKTLQYLAEVAEILRTSNHAIHIVGHTDHSDVAKSGKISAFELSARRAAQVAQYFISEKSIDPARILVSGRGGTVPELPDSMEKVSGNNRRVEIVVINTDFNAE, from the coding sequence ATGAAAAACGATGAATTCAAATGTGATTTAGATCTGATGGAATTCGGTTCTTCGGATTCTGATACATCCGGTATGGGCGGGTGGTCGGTTCCGTGGGCTGACCTTATGATGGTAATGTTTGTCCTTTTCGTCGTGCTGTTTATTTACAGTCAGTCCAAAGAAAATATTAAAGTTATTTTCAGCGGCAATGCTCAGTCACAAGTATCCCCCAATCCTGTCGACGATCTGATTGATATGCTTTCAGTTCATCGCGAAGCAATGAGCGGAAGCACTAAAGTTGTTTTGACTCCTCAAGATGTCCTTTATCGCAGCAATGACGGTGCAATAAGTATGGCAAGCGAGGATGACGGGCAGCTTAAAATTATTATGCGCGGCGATGCTTTTTTTGCTCCGGGTAGAAGTAGTTTTGAGCCGAAAACTTTGCAATATCTTGCTGAGGTCGCTGAAATTTTGCGAACCAGCAATCATGCCATACATATCGTAGGACATACCGATCATAGTGATGTCGCTAAATCCGGAAAGATTTCCGCCTTTGAACTATCTGCCCGCCGTGCTGCGCAGGTTGCACAATATTTTATCAGTGAAAAGTCTATCGATCCCGCTCGTATTCTTGTAAGCGGACGCGGTGGAACGGTTCCTGAACTTCCTGATTCCATGGAAAAGGTTTCGGGGAACAATCGCCGTGTTGAGATCGTTGTCATCAACACTGACTTCAATGCCGAGTAA
- a CDS encoding dihydrolipoyl dehydrogenase family protein, producing MPICDYDLGIIGGGAAGLTVAAGAAQLGVKVLLIEKENRLGGDCLHYGCVPSKTLIRTARVRHLMGKAQDFGLPSVDLPPVDYSKVADRISSVVSEIQKHDSVERFNSLGAEVKFGSPSFVEKHSVLLEGKSVSARSWVIATGSSPAVPPIPGLKDVPYLTNMDLFSLQELPASLLVLGGGPIAIEMAQAFQRLGCAVTVIQRSNHILSKEDADMAQYVMDGMIQDGVKFILGAKVEQVRKGSGGVEVILEDSFEGTVPRKVISGQKLLVALGRKANISGLELDEIGINHNSNGIDVDFRMRTSVKNIYAAGDVTGNHRFTHAAGYEGGIIVANAVMHLPRKANYKWLPWCTYSDPELASVGLNEARAKALGIKYSTVVEEFSGNDRALAEGEGRGRIKLLLDTKGKPLGVQIAAVHAGELLGEWVATVNGSVGLATLAGAIHPYPTLMEINKRVAGKLLGEKIFSDKVRKILRMFFSYRG from the coding sequence ATGCCGATTTGTGATTACGATTTAGGAATAATCGGCGGCGGCGCTGCCGGGCTTACTGTGGCTGCGGGAGCTGCGCAGCTTGGAGTTAAGGTTTTACTGATTGAAAAAGAAAACCGTTTAGGCGGTGATTGTCTTCATTATGGCTGTGTTCCAAGTAAAACGTTAATTCGAACAGCCAGAGTGCGTCACTTGATGGGGAAAGCGCAGGACTTCGGCCTGCCCTCTGTCGACCTTCCTCCTGTTGATTATTCCAAAGTTGCTGATCGTATTTCATCGGTTGTATCTGAGATTCAAAAACATGATTCTGTAGAACGTTTTAATTCGCTGGGGGCCGAGGTAAAGTTCGGCTCTCCTTCGTTTGTTGAAAAACATTCCGTATTGCTGGAAGGTAAAAGCGTTTCTGCCCGTTCATGGGTAATAGCTACAGGATCGTCTCCTGCCGTACCGCCTATTCCCGGCCTGAAAGATGTGCCTTATCTTACTAATATGGATCTCTTTTCGTTGCAGGAACTTCCTGCATCACTTTTGGTACTTGGGGGTGGTCCCATTGCAATTGAGATGGCTCAGGCCTTCCAGAGGTTGGGATGCGCGGTGACGGTTATTCAGCGCAGTAATCATATTTTGAGCAAAGAAGATGCAGATATGGCTCAGTATGTAATGGATGGCATGATACAGGACGGCGTAAAATTTATTTTAGGTGCGAAGGTTGAACAGGTCAGAAAAGGTTCAGGCGGAGTCGAAGTTATTCTGGAAGATTCCTTTGAAGGGACCGTTCCGCGGAAGGTTATAAGCGGGCAGAAGCTTCTTGTTGCATTAGGCCGCAAAGCCAATATTTCCGGTTTGGAACTTGATGAGATCGGTATAAACCATAATTCGAATGGTATAGATGTTGATTTCAGAATGCGTACTTCGGTTAAAAATATTTATGCGGCAGGGGATGTTACAGGCAACCATCGTTTTACTCATGCCGCAGGATACGAAGGCGGGATAATAGTTGCCAATGCCGTTATGCATCTGCCGCGCAAAGCAAATTACAAATGGCTGCCGTGGTGTACATATTCCGATCCAGAACTTGCCAGCGTGGGACTTAATGAAGCGAGGGCTAAAGCTCTGGGTATTAAGTACAGCACTGTTGTTGAGGAATTTTCAGGAAATGACCGTGCTTTGGCGGAAGGTGAAGGGCGCGGACGTATCAAATTGTTGCTTGATACTAAAGGCAAGCCCCTAGGCGTTCAGATTGCGGCAGTACATGCCGGAGAATTGCTCGGAGAGTGGGTGGCGACAGTCAACGGTAGTGTAGGACTGGCAACCCTTGCTGGAGCAATTCATCCATATCCGACACTTATGGAAATTAACAAGCGGGTAGCAGGTAAGCTTCTCGGTGAAAAAATATTTTCCGATAAAGTCAGGAAGATTCTGCGGATGTTTTTTTCATATCGAGGGTGA
- a CDS encoding Maf family protein — protein MKIYNTLKSLVLGSGSPRREELLSSIGLKFKIDPATCDEPPARAGQLPEDYAIEMALMKARNVAASNPQTIVIGADTIVACDMNILGKPSDKTNAIETLKSLCGRSHKVITGCAIISENGEETSYAVTTEVEFINCDEAAIKAYVATGEPDDKAGSYAIQGQGAFLVKGICGSYTNVVGLPLARIMESLISIGAVSPVISE, from the coding sequence ATGAAGATATATAATACATTAAAATCATTAGTACTCGGTTCCGGGTCACCTCGGAGAGAGGAACTGCTATCATCTATTGGACTCAAATTTAAAATTGATCCTGCAACTTGTGATGAACCGCCTGCCCGTGCAGGACAACTGCCGGAAGATTATGCTATTGAAATGGCTTTGATGAAAGCAAGAAACGTGGCAGCTTCAAACCCGCAAACTATAGTTATAGGGGCGGATACTATTGTTGCATGCGATATGAATATCCTCGGCAAACCGTCCGACAAAACAAACGCCATTGAAACACTGAAAAGCCTATGTGGACGATCTCATAAAGTAATTACAGGTTGCGCTATAATTTCTGAGAACGGCGAAGAAACAAGTTATGCCGTTACAACCGAAGTTGAATTTATCAATTGTGACGAAGCTGCAATAAAAGCCTACGTTGCAACCGGAGAACCGGATGATAAAGCTGGATCTTATGCGATTCAGGGACAGGGGGCCTTTTTAGTCAAAGGAATATGCGGTTCATACACAAACGTTGTAGGATTACCTCTGGCACGTATAATGGAATCGTTAATTTCAATTGGTGCTGTATCCCCTGTTATAAGCGAATAG